From a region of the Bradyrhizobium diazoefficiens genome:
- a CDS encoding small ribosomal subunit Rsm22 family protein, which translates to MISPTLPAELKAALDGKLQGFSRSDAAQRSRKISTAYRAGGGSGTIRSEADALAYALARMPATYAAVAASLNALTGVAPYLTPETLLDVGAGPGTASWAAAEAFSSLQDFTLLDANATLSRLALELARDSSRLAECRYLPGDAGANLADVSEADLVVASYVVGELSEGDQRKLAEAMWAKARHALVVIEPGTPAGYTRILALRQQLIALGAYVAAPCPHEKPCPLTAPDWCHFSQRLPRSQAHRQIKAAEVPFEDERFIYVALTRTPPAARAARVLAPPNVGKADITAKLCTEDGVAATKVPRRDKVAYADARRWRWGDAILSES; encoded by the coding sequence ATGATCTCGCCCACCCTCCCCGCAGAACTGAAGGCTGCCCTCGACGGCAAGCTCCAGGGCTTTTCGCGCAGCGACGCGGCACAACGGTCACGGAAAATCTCGACCGCCTATCGCGCCGGTGGCGGCTCCGGCACGATCAGGTCTGAAGCCGATGCCCTCGCCTATGCGCTGGCTCGCATGCCGGCGACCTACGCGGCGGTTGCTGCAAGCCTCAATGCCTTGACGGGGGTCGCTCCGTACCTCACCCCGGAAACGCTGCTCGACGTCGGCGCGGGTCCGGGCACTGCGAGTTGGGCTGCCGCCGAAGCATTCTCCTCGCTGCAGGATTTTACCCTGCTCGACGCCAACGCCACGCTCAGCCGGCTGGCTCTCGAGCTGGCGCGCGACAGCTCGCGATTGGCGGAGTGCCGCTATTTACCGGGCGATGCCGGCGCGAATCTCGCCGACGTTTCCGAAGCCGATCTCGTCGTTGCGAGCTACGTCGTCGGCGAGCTGAGCGAGGGCGATCAACGCAAACTCGCGGAAGCAATGTGGGCGAAGGCGCGTCACGCGCTGGTCGTGATCGAGCCCGGCACGCCCGCGGGCTACACACGCATCCTCGCTTTGCGGCAGCAGCTGATCGCGCTGGGCGCTTACGTCGCCGCCCCCTGCCCGCACGAAAAGCCCTGCCCCTTGACGGCGCCCGACTGGTGCCATTTTTCCCAGCGCCTACCGCGCTCACAGGCGCACCGCCAGATCAAAGCCGCCGAGGTGCCGTTCGAGGACGAGCGCTTCATCTACGTCGCCCTGACCCGCACGCCGCCCGCGGCGCGCGCCGCGCGCGTGCTGGCGCCGCCGAATGTCGGCAAGGCCGACATCACGGCCAAGCTTTGCACCGAGGACGGTGTCGCAGCGACGAAGGTCCCACGGCGTGACAAGGTTGCGTATGCGGACGCCCGGCGCTGGCGCTGGGGCGACGCCATCCTGTCCGAAAGTTAA
- a CDS encoding PaaI family thioesterase has translation MIKTALDNFPRPPCAELLGWRLLDARPEEGWIKLSFEGRPEFCNPAGFIQGGMLSAMLDDTMGPAVLVMSEGRLYTTTISMTVNFLSPAKPGKIIGEARVTQLGRTIAFVEAKLMAEDGTVLATASASERLLEAARVVSK, from the coding sequence ATGATCAAGACCGCGCTCGACAACTTTCCAAGGCCACCCTGTGCCGAGCTGCTGGGATGGCGGCTGCTCGATGCCCGTCCGGAGGAAGGCTGGATCAAGCTCTCGTTCGAGGGCAGGCCGGAGTTCTGCAACCCCGCTGGCTTTATCCAGGGTGGGATGCTCTCGGCCATGCTCGACGACACCATGGGCCCGGCTGTTTTGGTCATGAGCGAGGGCCGGCTCTACACCACCACCATCAGCATGACCGTGAATTTCCTCAGTCCCGCAAAGCCCGGGAAGATCATTGGCGAAGCCAGGGTGACGCAGCTCGGCAGGACCATCGCGTTTGTCGAGGCCAAGCTGATGGCGGAGGACGGCACGGTGCTGGCGACAGCAAGCGCGAGCGAGCGCTTGCTCGAGGCGGCGAGGGTGGTGAGTAAATAA
- a CDS encoding DsbA family protein — protein MIITRRAFTTMLSLTGLAALAGLSPLRFISEAMAQSAADVAKPVSLPDMALGPKDAAVTITEYASMTCPHCAAFNEQVFPKIKKEYIDTGKVRYIFREFPLDIKAAAGSMLSRCIAKGDAPKYFAVTDMLFRQQSEWVVKNTTETLTRIGKQAGLTQQQVEACLKDQALLDKIAADQKYASDVLKVDSTPTFFINGEKIKGETSFEEFAKKINALLKS, from the coding sequence GTGATCATCACCCGCCGCGCCTTCACTACGATGCTGTCGCTGACCGGGCTTGCCGCGCTCGCCGGGCTCTCGCCGCTGCGATTCATCTCTGAAGCGATGGCACAGTCTGCCGCCGATGTGGCGAAGCCCGTGTCGCTGCCCGACATGGCGCTGGGCCCGAAGGACGCCGCTGTCACCATCACCGAGTACGCCTCGATGACCTGCCCGCACTGCGCCGCCTTCAACGAGCAGGTGTTCCCCAAGATCAAGAAGGAATACATCGACACCGGCAAGGTGCGTTACATCTTCCGCGAGTTCCCGCTCGACATCAAGGCCGCCGCCGGCTCGATGCTGTCGCGCTGCATCGCCAAGGGTGACGCGCCGAAATACTTCGCGGTCACCGACATGCTGTTCCGCCAGCAGAGCGAGTGGGTGGTGAAGAACACGACGGAGACCTTGACGCGGATCGGCAAGCAGGCCGGTCTCACCCAGCAGCAGGTCGAGGCCTGTCTGAAGGACCAGGCGCTGCTCGACAAGATCGCCGCCGACCAGAAATACGCCAGCGACGTTCTGAAGGTCGATTCGACGCCGACCTTCTTCATCAACGGCGAGAAGATCAAGGGCGAGACCTCGTTCGAGGAATTCGCCAAGAAGATCAATGCGCTGCTGAAGAGCTGA
- a CDS encoding DciA family protein, translating to MSKFPPKPGPISAKPLSLLLNDVFAEAYAKQGFAARELVTRWAQIAGPEIAAHAEPLKMQWPRPVEGQPQEPATLVLRVEGPMALEIQHSADVILERVNRFFGWSAVGKLAFRQAPLSRARRMARPGPPDPKSVAKVAESLGDIEDEQLKTALARLGAAIKRN from the coding sequence ATGTCCAAATTCCCTCCCAAACCCGGTCCCATCAGCGCCAAGCCGCTATCGCTCCTGCTCAACGACGTCTTTGCCGAGGCCTATGCCAAGCAGGGATTTGCCGCGCGCGAGCTGGTGACGCGCTGGGCGCAGATTGCCGGACCGGAGATCGCGGCCCATGCCGAGCCGCTGAAGATGCAATGGCCACGGCCGGTGGAGGGCCAGCCGCAGGAGCCGGCAACCCTGGTGCTGCGGGTCGAGGGGCCGATGGCGCTGGAGATCCAGCACTCTGCCGACGTCATCCTGGAGCGGGTCAACCGTTTCTTCGGCTGGAGCGCGGTTGGCAAGCTCGCCTTCCGCCAGGCCCCGCTGTCGCGCGCCCGGCGGATGGCGCGGCCCGGCCCCCCCGATCCCAAATCGGTGGCCAAGGTGGCGGAGAGCCTTGGCGACATCGAAGATGAACAACTGAAGACGGCGCTGGCGCGGCTGGGGGCCGCCATCAAGCGAAATTGA
- a CDS encoding LemA family protein, which translates to MSTGWIVLGVIAVLVLLAFSAYNRLVALSQRVGQAFADIDVQLKQRHDLIPNLVETVKGYASHERGTLDDVVKARNSAMSAQGPAQVSAAENQLSGALGRLIALSEAYPDLKANANFQQLASELSDLENKIAASRRFFNSAVQEYNTGIQQMPAALFAGMFGFTRKEFFDLGTSRTEVEAAPQVKF; encoded by the coding sequence ATGTCGACCGGCTGGATCGTTCTCGGCGTCATCGCCGTCCTCGTGCTCTTGGCCTTCAGTGCCTACAACCGCCTGGTGGCGCTGAGCCAGCGTGTCGGTCAGGCCTTTGCCGATATCGACGTGCAGCTCAAGCAGCGCCACGATCTGATCCCGAACCTGGTCGAGACGGTGAAGGGCTATGCCTCGCACGAGCGCGGCACGCTCGACGACGTCGTCAAGGCGCGCAATTCGGCGATGTCGGCGCAGGGTCCGGCGCAGGTGTCCGCGGCCGAGAACCAGCTCTCCGGCGCGCTCGGCCGACTGATCGCGCTGTCGGAGGCCTATCCCGACCTCAAGGCCAACGCCAATTTCCAGCAGCTCGCCAGCGAGCTCTCCGACCTCGAGAACAAGATCGCGGCCAGCCGCCGCTTCTTCAACAGCGCGGTCCAGGAATACAACACGGGCATCCAGCAAATGCCCGCCGCCCTGTTCGCCGGCATGTTCGGCTTCACCAGGAAGGAGTTCTTCGATCTCGGCACCAGCCGAACCGAGGTCGAGGCCGCGCCGCAGGTGAAATTCTGA
- the smc gene encoding chromosome segregation protein SMC, which yields MKITRLRLHGFKSFVEPTDFVIEPGLTGVVGPNGCGKSNLVEALRWAMGETSYKSLRAADMDAVIFAGSGNRPARNHAEVTMTIDNADRTAPAAMNDSQLLEISRRIEREAGSVYRINGRDVRARDVQILFADAATGARSPALVHQGKIGEIIQAKPEQRRRVLEDAAGVAGLHARRHEAELRLKAAETNLTRVEDVIGQLAGQMEGLKKQARQAVRYREVAAKVRKAEATLFHLRWIGAHAEVNESGHTHDLAVREMAERTQHQAEAARIQAIRAAEMPALRDAEARAAAGLQRLTNARELLDREEERAKERVAELERRLAQFEGDISRAQQQTMDADVALQRLDAEDAELKEEIKSRVEKRSGVDERVGEAEAVLTETEQQFAELTTALADLTAKRNQLEANVRTHRDKLARLDQEIANVAAEEQKLADETGGFGDLDELTATVETAEQTLAASEAAAQASEAAHVAARQTLESSRSPLVEADKRVQRLETEARTISKIVNGETKNLWPPIIDGISVDKGFEKAIGAALGDDLDAPIDPSAPMRWTNVGLAEDDPALPEGVEPLASHVQAPAELARRLAQIGVVPRERGAELVSQLKTGQRLVSPEGDVWRWDGFVAAAHAPTGAARRLAERARLVDIENELEQARIDAQIKRQALENAESELQMAASTEGASREAWRAAQRELNVARERHATAEREISRHAARKATLSEAHSRLAADRAEAEAAYEYAEAGISELPSSEDTETRLAAVRSDIEGHRRMAAQVRAEAQALAREAELADRRVQAILAERTEWQNRKESAASHIDTIQARIAELTIERSDLENAPAVFAEKRSALITEIEYAENDRRMAADALATAESAMAETDRVAKLTLEALSSSREATARAEERMEGARRRLEDIEREIRDMLEVEPQAVAGLAEIEPGAELPPLHDIEEDLEKMRRDRERLGAVNLRAEEELREVETQHTGLVTERDDLVEAIKRLRQGIQSLNKEARERLLTSFEVVNNHFKRLFVELFGGGEAALHLIESDDPLEAGLEIIAKPPGKKPQTLSLLSGGEQALTAMALIFAVFLTNPSPICVLDEVDAPLDDHNVERYCNLLHEMTGSTDTRFIIITHNPITMARMNRLFGVTMAERGVSQLVSVSLQEAVDILDQNVA from the coding sequence ATGAAAATCACCCGCCTGCGCCTTCACGGCTTCAAGTCCTTCGTTGAGCCCACGGACTTCGTCATCGAGCCCGGCCTGACCGGCGTGGTCGGACCCAACGGCTGCGGCAAGTCGAATCTGGTCGAGGCGCTGCGCTGGGCGATGGGCGAGACCTCCTACAAGTCGCTGCGCGCCGCCGACATGGATGCGGTGATCTTCGCCGGTTCCGGCAACCGTCCCGCGCGCAACCACGCCGAAGTGACGATGACGATCGACAACGCCGATCGCACCGCGCCGGCGGCGATGAACGACAGCCAGCTGCTCGAAATCTCCCGCCGCATCGAGCGCGAGGCGGGCTCGGTCTATCGCATCAACGGCCGCGACGTCCGCGCCCGTGACGTGCAGATCCTGTTCGCCGATGCCGCCACCGGCGCGCGCTCGCCCGCCCTCGTCCACCAGGGCAAGATCGGCGAGATCATCCAGGCCAAGCCCGAGCAACGCCGCCGCGTGCTGGAAGACGCAGCCGGCGTCGCCGGTCTGCATGCCCGCCGCCACGAGGCCGAGCTGCGGCTGAAGGCGGCCGAAACCAACCTCACCCGCGTCGAGGACGTGATCGGCCAGCTCGCAGGGCAAATGGAGGGCCTGAAGAAGCAGGCCCGCCAGGCCGTGCGCTATCGCGAAGTCGCGGCCAAGGTCCGCAAGGCCGAGGCCACCCTGTTCCATCTTCGCTGGATTGGCGCCCACGCCGAAGTCAACGAGTCCGGCCACACGCACGATCTCGCGGTCCGCGAGATGGCCGAGCGCACCCAGCACCAGGCTGAAGCCGCCCGCATTCAGGCCATTCGCGCCGCCGAAATGCCGGCGCTGCGCGATGCGGAAGCGCGCGCCGCTGCGGGCTTGCAGCGCCTGACCAATGCCCGCGAGCTGCTCGACCGCGAGGAAGAGCGCGCCAAGGAGCGCGTCGCCGAGCTCGAGCGTCGCCTCGCCCAGTTCGAGGGCGACATCTCCCGCGCCCAGCAGCAGACCATGGACGCCGACGTCGCGCTGCAGCGGCTCGACGCCGAAGACGCCGAGCTGAAGGAAGAGATCAAGTCGCGCGTCGAGAAGCGTTCCGGCGTCGACGAGCGCGTCGGCGAGGCCGAAGCGGTGCTGACCGAAACCGAGCAGCAATTCGCCGAGCTCACCACTGCGCTCGCCGACCTCACCGCCAAGCGCAACCAGTTAGAGGCCAACGTCCGCACCCACCGCGACAAGCTCGCCCGGCTCGACCAGGAGATTGCGAACGTCGCCGCCGAAGAGCAGAAACTTGCTGATGAGACCGGCGGCTTCGGCGATCTGGACGAGCTGACGGCGACGGTCGAGACCGCGGAGCAGACGCTTGCAGCCTCCGAGGCGGCCGCGCAGGCCAGCGAAGCTGCCCACGTCGCCGCCCGCCAGACGCTGGAATCCTCGCGTTCGCCGCTCGTCGAAGCGGACAAGCGCGTGCAGCGGCTCGAGACCGAGGCACGCACGATCTCCAAGATCGTCAACGGCGAGACCAAGAATCTGTGGCCGCCGATCATCGACGGCATCAGCGTCGACAAGGGATTTGAGAAGGCGATCGGCGCCGCACTCGGCGACGATCTCGATGCGCCGATCGACCCGTCGGCGCCGATGCGCTGGACCAATGTCGGTCTTGCCGAAGATGATCCGGCCTTGCCCGAAGGCGTCGAGCCGCTCGCCAGCCACGTGCAGGCGCCGGCCGAGCTGGCACGCCGTCTGGCCCAGATCGGCGTGGTGCCGCGTGAGCGCGGCGCCGAGCTGGTCTCGCAGCTCAAGACCGGACAGCGGCTGGTCTCGCCCGAGGGCGATGTCTGGCGCTGGGACGGCTTTGTCGCGGCGGCTCATGCGCCGACCGGTGCCGCCCGGCGTCTTGCCGAGCGCGCCCGTCTCGTCGACATCGAGAACGAGCTGGAGCAGGCCCGCATCGACGCGCAGATCAAGCGCCAGGCGCTGGAGAACGCCGAATCCGAGCTGCAGATGGCGGCCAGCACCGAAGGCGCTTCGCGCGAAGCCTGGCGCGCCGCGCAGCGCGAGCTCAACGTCGCGCGCGAGCGCCATGCCACCGCCGAGCGCGAGATCAGCCGCCACGCCGCGCGCAAGGCGACATTGTCGGAAGCGCACAGCCGTCTCGCCGCCGACCGCGCCGAGGCCGAAGCCGCGTATGAATACGCTGAAGCCGGCATCTCCGAGCTGCCGTCGAGCGAGGACACCGAGACCCGTCTGGCCGCCGTCCGCAGCGATATCGAGGGCCATCGCCGCATGGCCGCCCAGGTCCGCGCCGAGGCGCAGGCGCTGGCACGCGAGGCCGAGCTGGCCGATCGCCGCGTGCAGGCGATCCTCGCCGAGCGTACCGAGTGGCAGAACCGCAAGGAAAGCGCGGCCTCCCATATCGACACCATCCAGGCCCGCATCGCCGAGCTGACGATCGAGCGCAGCGACCTCGAAAACGCGCCGGCCGTGTTTGCCGAGAAGCGCAGCGCGCTGATCACCGAGATCGAATACGCCGAAAACGATCGCCGCATGGCCGCCGACGCGCTCGCCACCGCGGAAAGCGCGATGGCGGAGACCGACCGCGTCGCCAAGCTGACGCTCGAAGCGCTGTCCAGCTCTCGCGAGGCCACTGCCCGCGCCGAGGAACGCATGGAAGGCGCGCGGCGCCGGCTCGAGGACATCGAGCGCGAGATCCGCGACATGCTGGAGGTCGAGCCGCAGGCTGTTGCCGGCCTCGCCGAGATCGAGCCCGGCGCGGAGCTGCCGCCATTGCACGACATCGAGGAAGACCTCGAAAAGATGCGCCGCGACCGCGAGCGCCTCGGCGCAGTCAATCTGCGCGCCGAGGAAGAGCTGCGCGAGGTCGAGACCCAGCACACCGGGCTCGTCACCGAGCGCGACGACCTCGTCGAAGCCATCAAACGGCTGCGCCAGGGCATCCAGAGCCTCAACAAGGAAGCGCGCGAGCGGCTCCTGACCTCTTTCGAGGTGGTCAACAACCACTTCAAGCGCCTGTTCGTCGAGTTGTTCGGCGGCGGCGAGGCCGCGCTGCACCTGATCGAGAGCGACGACCCGCTGGAAGCCGGCCTCGAAATCATCGCCAAGCCGCCGGGCAAGAAGCCGCAGACGCTGTCGCTGCTCTCGGGCGGCGAGCAGGCGCTGACCGCGATGGCGCTGATCTTCGCGGTGTTCCTCACCAACCCCTCGCCGATCTGCGTGCTGGACGAAGTCGACGCGCCGCTTGACGACCACAACGTCGAACGGTACTGCAACCTGTTGCACGAGATGACGGGTTCGACCGACACGCGCTTCATCATCATCACACACAATCCGATCACGATGGCGCGGATGAACCGCCTGTTCGGCGTCACCATGGCCGAGCGGGGCGTCTCGCAGCTGGTGTCGGTGAGCCTGCAAGAGGCGGTGGACATCCTCGACCAGAACGTGGCGTGA
- the mutY gene encoding A/G-specific adenine glycosylase, which translates to MSPRSALKAKSEPVQSKASSRPKLLLAWYDRHRRRLPWRAAPGEASDPYRVWLSEIMLQQTTVKAVGPYFEKFVARWPNVTALGRASQDDVLRMWAGLGYYSRARNLHACAVAVTREHGGTFPDTEEGLRALPGIGPYTAAAIAAIAFDRRTMPVDGNIERVVSRLFAVEEELPQAKPRIQQLAATLLADSRAGDSAQALMDLGASICTPKKPACSLCPLNEDCIAGAQGTQETFPRKAPKKSGTLRRGAAFVVTRGDELLVRSRPEKGLLGGMTEVPGSDWLAGQDDATAKRQAPELKGLSRWQRKVGVVTHVFTHFPLELVIYTAKAEARTRAPEGMRWVPTATLAGEALPNVMRKVIAHALDLSSNPAS; encoded by the coding sequence ATGAGCCCCAGATCTGCCCTCAAAGCCAAGTCGGAACCAGTTCAGTCGAAAGCCTCGTCGCGCCCGAAACTCCTGCTCGCCTGGTATGACCGCCACCGTCGCCGGCTGCCCTGGCGGGCCGCGCCCGGAGAGGCGTCGGACCCGTACCGCGTCTGGCTGTCGGAGATCATGCTCCAACAGACCACGGTGAAGGCGGTCGGGCCTTACTTCGAAAAATTCGTCGCGCGCTGGCCGAATGTCACCGCGCTCGGGCGGGCCTCGCAGGATGACGTGCTACGGATGTGGGCCGGGCTCGGCTATTACTCGCGCGCCCGCAATCTCCATGCCTGCGCTGTCGCGGTGACGCGCGAGCATGGCGGCACCTTTCCAGACACCGAGGAGGGGCTGCGCGCGCTGCCGGGTATCGGGCCCTACACGGCGGCGGCGATCGCGGCGATCGCCTTCGATCGCCGCACCATGCCGGTAGACGGCAATATCGAGCGGGTGGTGTCGCGCCTGTTCGCGGTCGAGGAAGAGCTGCCGCAGGCCAAGCCGCGGATCCAGCAGCTTGCGGCCACACTGCTTGCGGATTCGCGCGCAGGTGACAGCGCACAGGCGCTGATGGATCTCGGCGCCTCGATCTGCACGCCGAAGAAGCCGGCCTGCTCGTTGTGTCCGCTGAACGAGGATTGCATCGCGGGTGCGCAAGGCACCCAGGAGACCTTTCCGCGCAAGGCGCCGAAGAAGAGTGGCACGTTGCGGCGCGGCGCCGCTTTCGTCGTCACGCGCGGCGACGAGCTGCTGGTCCGCAGCCGTCCCGAAAAGGGCTTGCTCGGCGGCATGACGGAAGTGCCCGGCTCCGATTGGCTCGCCGGCCAGGACGATGCGACCGCGAAGCGGCAGGCGCCGGAGCTGAAGGGGTTGTCGCGCTGGCAGCGCAAGGTCGGCGTCGTCACCCACGTCTTCACGCATTTTCCGCTGGAGCTCGTGATCTATACCGCGAAAGCGGAGGCGCGCACGCGCGCGCCCGAGGGCATGCGCTGGGTGCCGACCGCGACTCTTGCCGGTGAAGCGCTGCCCAACGTCATGCGCAAGGTCATCGCGCACGCGCTGGATCTTTCATCGAACCCAGCCTCCTGA
- a CDS encoding flavin-dependent oxidoreductase, with amino-acid sequence MTVLIAGGGIGGLTLALSLHQIGVPAKVFESVAELKPLGVGINVLPHAVRELIELGLLDRLDASGVRTRELAYFSKHGKPIWSEPRGLEAGYKWPQFSIHRGTLQQLLLDTAIARLGRDNILTSHHLTGWSETADGVRADFIDKATGKAAGTYDGAILIAADGIHSAVREKLYPDEGPPIWNGRILWRGVTPAKAFLSGRTMIMAGHEILKFVCYPISKQPDESGNHLINWVAERHMPPTYQWRREDYNRTARLEEFLPWFESWQFDWLDVPGLIKNCPHGYEYPLVDRDPVAQWTFGKVTLLGDAAHPMYPIGSNGASQAILDARIVAREILAHGPTTAALLAYEAERRPATTDLVLLNRKNGPEQVMQLVEERAPGGYEVVTDVLSQKELEDIAANYKRVAGFQVEALRAATADDADSIG; translated from the coding sequence ATGACCGTACTCATCGCCGGTGGCGGCATCGGCGGGCTGACGCTTGCGCTCAGCCTGCACCAGATCGGCGTTCCCGCAAAAGTGTTCGAGAGCGTCGCCGAACTGAAGCCGCTCGGGGTCGGCATCAACGTGCTGCCGCATGCGGTGCGCGAGCTGATCGAGCTCGGGCTGCTGGACAGGCTGGATGCCAGCGGCGTACGGACGCGTGAGCTCGCCTATTTCTCCAAGCACGGCAAGCCGATCTGGAGCGAGCCGCGCGGGCTGGAGGCCGGCTACAAATGGCCGCAATTCTCGATTCATCGCGGCACGCTGCAGCAGCTCCTGCTCGACACCGCGATCGCGCGGCTCGGCCGCGACAACATCCTCACCAGCCATCATTTGACCGGCTGGAGCGAGACCGCAGACGGTGTGCGCGCCGATTTCATCGACAAGGCGACCGGCAAGGCCGCGGGAACTTACGACGGCGCGATCCTGATCGCCGCCGACGGCATCCATTCCGCCGTGCGAGAAAAGCTCTATCCGGACGAGGGGCCGCCGATCTGGAACGGCCGCATCCTCTGGCGTGGCGTCACGCCGGCGAAAGCCTTCCTCAGCGGCCGCACCATGATCATGGCCGGGCATGAGATCCTGAAATTCGTCTGCTATCCGATCTCGAAGCAGCCGGATGAGTCCGGCAATCATTTGATCAACTGGGTCGCCGAGCGGCACATGCCGCCGACCTATCAGTGGCGGCGCGAGGACTATAACCGCACCGCGCGGCTGGAGGAGTTCCTGCCCTGGTTCGAGAGCTGGCAGTTCGACTGGCTCGACGTGCCTGGCCTGATCAAGAACTGCCCGCACGGCTATGAATACCCGCTGGTCGACCGCGACCCGGTCGCGCAATGGACCTTCGGCAAGGTCACGCTGCTGGGCGATGCCGCACATCCGATGTACCCGATCGGCTCCAACGGCGCCTCGCAGGCGATCCTCGATGCCCGCATCGTCGCCCGCGAGATCCTGGCGCACGGCCCGACGACCGCGGCGCTGCTCGCCTACGAGGCCGAGCGGAGGCCCGCGACCACCGACCTCGTCCTTCTCAACCGCAAGAACGGCCCCGAGCAGGTGATGCAGCTTGTCGAGGAGCGCGCGCCTGGTGGGTATGAGGTCGTCACCGACGTGCTGTCGCAAAAGGAGCTGGAAGACATCGCCGCGAACTACAAGCGCGTCGCGGGCTTTCAGGTGGAAGCGCTGAGGGCAGCGACGGCGGACGACGCAGACTCAATCGGGTGA
- a CDS encoding M48 family metallopeptidase, with protein sequence MAAYGLYTHIASNKFRSMLLLGGLFMLVYVLVYAGALVAEVVINGNGTVAYYLSRALTDLLKAAPFATIAAVVWVVIAYFFHQSMIDAVTGGHDITRQEQPRLYNLLENLCISRGITMPKLKIMESPALNAFATGLNPRQYSITVTTGLLDALDDKEIEAVLGHELTHIKNGDVQLMIVAVIIAGVVGFFGELFFRLFTNLNWSSGAGGSWSSGSSSSRSSSSSRESKSSGGGAIIVIIIAVVLIVLAWLLSQVVKLALSRSREYLADAGSVELTKDPDAMISALRKIENRGELPGATSAVMELCVDNPREGFADLFATHPSVQSRVDALVKFAGGHDPGPLPTLAKETEEPGTQAGPQDAPPPLRHGPWDDADGSASPPPVSAPSPSGPSPSNPPGSPTDNSMGPWGRH encoded by the coding sequence ATGGCCGCGTATGGTCTCTACACGCACATCGCCTCGAACAAGTTTCGTTCGATGCTGCTGCTCGGCGGCCTGTTCATGCTGGTCTACGTGCTGGTCTATGCCGGCGCGCTGGTCGCCGAGGTCGTCATCAACGGCAATGGCACGGTGGCCTATTATCTGAGCCGCGCCCTCACCGACCTGCTCAAAGCCGCGCCCTTCGCGACGATCGCAGCAGTAGTCTGGGTCGTGATCGCCTATTTCTTCCACCAGTCGATGATCGACGCGGTGACCGGCGGCCACGACATCACCCGGCAGGAGCAGCCGCGGCTCTATAATCTGCTGGAAAACCTCTGCATCTCGCGCGGCATCACCATGCCGAAGCTGAAGATCATGGAGAGCCCGGCGCTGAACGCCTTCGCGACCGGCCTCAATCCGCGGCAATATTCCATCACCGTCACCACGGGTCTGCTCGATGCGCTGGACGACAAGGAGATCGAGGCCGTGCTGGGCCACGAGCTGACCCACATCAAGAACGGCGATGTGCAGCTCATGATAGTCGCCGTCATCATCGCCGGCGTGGTCGGCTTCTTCGGCGAATTGTTCTTCCGCCTGTTCACGAATCTCAACTGGAGCTCCGGCGCCGGCGGCTCATGGTCCTCAGGCTCCTCCTCGTCGCGGTCGTCTTCATCGTCGAGGGAGAGCAAGAGCTCCGGCGGCGGCGCAATCATCGTGATCATCATCGCGGTCGTGCTGATCGTGCTGGCCTGGCTGCTGTCGCAGGTGGTCAAGCTCGCGCTGTCGCGGTCACGCGAATATCTCGCCGACGCCGGCTCCGTCGAGCTGACGAAAGATCCCGATGCGATGATCTCGGCGCTGCGCAAGATCGAGAATCGCGGCGAACTGCCCGGTGCGACATCGGCCGTGATGGAGCTCTGCGTCGACAATCCGCGCGAGGGCTTTGCCGATCTGTTTGCGACCCATCCCTCGGTGCAGTCCCGCGTCGACGCGCTGGTCAAGTTTGCCGGCGGTCACGACCCCGGTCCCCTGCCGACGCTCGCGAAGGAGACGGAAGAGCCGGGGACGCAAGCCGGTCCGCAGGACGCTCCGCCGCCGCTGCGCCATGGCCCGTGGGACGACGCCGACGGATCGGCCAGCCCGCCGCCCGTGTCTGCACCCAGTCCCTCCGGACCCTCTCCCAGCAACCCGCCGGGCAGTCCAACGGACAATTCTATGGGTCCTTGGGGCCGCCATTGA